The proteins below are encoded in one region of Belonocnema kinseyi isolate 2016_QV_RU_SX_M_011 chromosome 1, B_treatae_v1, whole genome shotgun sequence:
- the LOC117170645 gene encoding prolyl 4-hydroxylase subunit alpha-2, with translation MARSFSLIVAIVMFFYSHGTADFDSSNYNINDLTNLLKAEDIVIDTIYDYLQEQEIRLATLRKHIENYTKEHDKAIQKTVRTLRAATQKRPVNNVKETNEMKEEADEGDLSHLNKYAGTNYEKLCNGEILPPADIQKKCKCRYVDHGNPFLKIAPFKEEEVYLDPKIVVYHDVIYEEEIEDLKRSSRPKLHSAQLLNSTSGQLGTSKQRIAKCAWFEDDENKHVKILSRRVAHMTGLTVDTAEQLGVTYYEIGGLYEPHYDFATKSNINFFNFDTGNRIATILFYMNDVEKGGGTAFTELNFTLWPKKGSAAVWYNLKRNGEGDVLTKHAACPVLSGTKWIANKWLHEKGQELLRPCTLSENE, from the exons ATGGCTAGATCATTTTCACTCATCGTTGCTATTGTGATGTTTTTCTACTCTCACGGAACTGCCGATTTTGATTCATccaattataatattaatgatttaacaaacTTGCTGAAAGCGGAAGATATCGTGATTGACACTATCTATGATTACCTTCAGGAACAGGAAATTCGATTAGCCACTCTCAGGAA gCACATCGAAAATTATACAAAGGAACACGACAAAGCCATAC AAAAGACAGTCAGAACTCTTCGTGCTGCAACTCAGAAAAGGCCCGTTAATAATGTTAAGGAGACTAATGAGATGAAGGAAGAAGCTGATGAGGGTGACCTCAGTCATTTGAATAAA TATGCCGGCACAAACTACGAAAAGCTTTGCAATGGAGAAATTTTACCACCTGCggatattcagaaaaaatgtaaatgccGATACGTCGATCATGGTAATCCTTTTCTGAAAATAGCACCCTTTAAAGAAGAAGAAGTCTATCTAGATCCTAAAATTGTTGTATATCATGACGTAATTTACGAAGAGGAAATAGAGGATCTTAAAAGATCGTCAAGGCCCAAG TTACATAGTGCACAATTACTAAATTCTACCAGTGGTCAATTAGGAACTTCCAAACAAAGAATTGCCAAGTGTGCCTGGTTTGAGGATGACGAAAATAAACACGTGAAGATTTTGAGTCGGCGAGTGGCGCATATGACAGGTTTGACGGTCGACACAGCTGAGCAACTTGGAGTTACTTATTATGAAATCGGAGGCCTTTATGAGCCACACTACGATTTCGCAACA aaatcgaacatcaacttctttaattttgacACTGGAAATCGTATCGCCACCATTCTGTTTTAT ATGAATGACGTCGAGAAAGGAGGTGGCACAGCTTTTACTGAGTTAAACTTTACCTTATGGCCTAAAAAAGGAAGCGCAGCAGTCTGGTACAACCTTAAACGAAACGGAGAAGGAgatgttttaaccaaacatgCAGCATGTCCAGTACTTTCTGGAACAAAATGGA TTGCGAATAAATGGCTGCATGAAAAAGGTCAAGAATTACTGAGACCATGTACGTTATCGGAAAATGAATAA